Proteins found in one Mucilaginibacter gracilis genomic segment:
- a CDS encoding TonB-dependent receptor translates to MKRTLTLILSLFLFTGFAFAGGIIKGNITDKNSGEPLIGATISIKSKNTKFKLSTGSGLDGSFSFKNVPAGEYEIEGKYISFKEETKSINVKDAGITIVKIQLVAKGSELKEITIGGRASGETDQSAIRTLKQADQVMNVVSAKTIEVSPDITVANVMQRVSGVSIERSNNGEGQYAIIRGMEKRYTYTLINGFKIPSPDNKNRYIPLDIFPADIVSRLEVYKSLTPSMEGDAIAGGVNLVLKDAPDEFTVKANLGMGVSQSVINNGFTNFKANNVTVRSPRIINGSSYNAVLSDFSYDGQRFTNSKLPVGTIAGLSVGGRSADKKFGALVSLSYQNIYKDNKSVLFGSDVDANNSPQVTDITRRIYNIQQERTSAIGRFDYKFNKRNKLTLDADYINLAQNLYRFSSDTALTLARTAIGQGRVTQDPRSERDVQKIYNFTLHGEHSLTDILSFNYSGVYAKATANGNRYDLGLITSNTLQSDGSVLQAPTTIDASKGQTQTFSYNSDQDKSGYLNVVYTPKLFDTKVIFTAGGMYRNKTRSSTFDQYTLSLPSIIASTQIYDGNIDHNTFSVATLQGTASDPLNYDFTENVGAGFLQFKFNIDKLEAVGGARYEHTDQNYYDALPATSVGKTGSIKYYDILPSLNLKYTLSDKENLRAAYYSAISRPNFYELVPHTSGDPDADYQEKGNPNLKHTTADNYDLRYEFFPKALDQLLVGVFYKKIVNPIEYALVNQMAAGSGGFALQASNFGTAHNYGFEADITKYIHHFGFRANYSYTNSEITSSKAQQYRNATGNVVTRLVDQTRPLQGQSKNIGNLSLLYKDAKSGLDAQISAVYTGERINSVSTYLDNDIWQKGFVTLDVSAEKKVFKNLFIYAKATNLLNTPYELFVKLPYPPLGLPGSTGQAIEYQEAGKNTFIRKDNYQQYYILGLHYKL, encoded by the coding sequence ATGAAGAGAACATTAACCTTAATCTTATCCTTGTTTCTTTTTACCGGCTTTGCTTTTGCAGGTGGTATAATTAAAGGGAATATTACTGATAAAAATAGCGGCGAGCCACTTATTGGTGCAACAATTAGCATCAAAAGCAAAAATACCAAATTTAAACTGTCAACAGGCAGTGGTTTGGATGGTAGTTTCTCGTTTAAAAATGTGCCTGCGGGAGAATATGAAATAGAGGGCAAGTACATCTCGTTTAAAGAGGAAACAAAAAGTATTAATGTTAAAGATGCCGGTATAACAATTGTTAAAATTCAACTCGTGGCCAAAGGGAGCGAGCTTAAAGAGATAACCATTGGAGGCCGTGCTTCGGGCGAAACAGATCAGTCGGCTATCAGAACCTTAAAGCAGGCAGACCAGGTGATGAATGTTGTATCGGCCAAAACAATTGAAGTATCTCCGGATATTACTGTTGCAAACGTTATGCAACGCGTATCGGGCGTATCAATTGAGCGGAGTAACAATGGCGAGGGCCAGTATGCTATTATCCGCGGTATGGAAAAACGCTATACCTACACCCTTATTAATGGTTTTAAAATACCGAGCCCTGATAACAAAAACCGTTATATACCGCTTGATATTTTCCCTGCCGATATTGTGAGCCGTTTAGAGGTTTATAAATCATTAACCCCATCTATGGAAGGCGATGCAATAGCCGGCGGTGTTAACTTAGTTTTAAAAGATGCGCCCGACGAATTTACGGTTAAAGCTAACCTGGGTATGGGCGTTTCGCAAAGTGTTATTAATAATGGCTTTACAAACTTTAAAGCCAACAATGTTACCGTGCGCTCGCCACGTATTATTAATGGTAGTTCGTATAACGCGGTATTGAGCGATTTTTCTTACGACGGTCAGCGTTTTACCAACTCAAAATTGCCGGTTGGTACCATTGCAGGTTTAAGCGTAGGTGGCCGGTCGGCAGATAAAAAGTTTGGAGCTTTGGTATCGTTAAGTTATCAAAATATTTACAAGGATAACAAGAGCGTTCTTTTTGGGTCGGACGTTGACGCAAATAATTCGCCGCAGGTTACCGATATTACCCGGAGGATATACAATATTCAACAAGAACGCACCAGTGCTATTGGCAGGTTTGATTACAAATTTAACAAACGTAACAAATTAACTTTAGACGCCGATTACATTAATTTGGCTCAAAACTTATACCGCTTTTCATCGGATACAGCCTTAACGCTGGCCCGCACGGCTATAGGCCAGGGCCGCGTTACGCAAGACCCACGCAGCGAGCGCGATGTGCAAAAAATATATAACTTTACCCTTCACGGCGAACATAGCTTAACTGATATCCTAAGCTTTAACTATAGCGGCGTTTACGCCAAGGCTACAGCCAATGGTAACCGTTACGACCTGGGTTTAATAACCAGCAATACTTTGCAATCAGATGGATCGGTTTTACAAGCACCTACTACAATTGACGCTTCTAAGGGCCAAACACAAACCTTTAGTTATAACTCCGACCAGGATAAAAGCGGGTACCTAAATGTTGTTTACACGCCTAAACTGTTTGATACTAAGGTGATTTTTACCGCCGGTGGTATGTACCGCAATAAAACCCGGAGCAGTACTTTCGATCAATACACCTTGTCGCTGCCGTCAATTATAGCATCCACCCAAATTTATGATGGTAATATCGATCACAATACTTTTTCGGTAGCCACATTACAAGGAACAGCTTCTGATCCGTTAAATTACGACTTTACCGAAAATGTTGGAGCAGGCTTTCTGCAGTTTAAATTTAATATTGATAAACTGGAAGCAGTTGGCGGTGCCCGATACGAACATACCGATCAAAACTATTACGATGCGTTACCAGCCACTTCGGTAGGCAAAACGGGTTCTATTAAATACTACGATATATTGCCGAGTTTAAACCTGAAGTACACCTTATCTGACAAGGAAAATTTACGTGCAGCGTATTATTCGGCTATTAGTCGCCCCAATTTTTATGAGTTGGTGCCACACACCAGCGGCGACCCCGATGCTGATTACCAGGAAAAAGGTAATCCAAATTTAAAACACACCACTGCCGATAATTACGATTTGCGTTACGAGTTTTTCCCTAAAGCTTTAGACCAATTGTTGGTTGGTGTTTTCTACAAAAAAATAGTTAACCCCATAGAATATGCTTTAGTAAACCAAATGGCCGCGGGTTCTGGTGGTTTTGCTTTACAGGCAAGCAACTTTGGTACGGCACATAATTATGGTTTTGAGGCCGATATAACCAAATATATTCATCATTTTGGTTTCCGGGCAAATTACTCTTACACCAATTCGGAAATTACATCTAGCAAGGCCCAACAATACCGCAATGCTACCGGTAACGTAGTAACTCGTTTGGTAGATCAAACCCGTCCTTTGCAAGGCCAGTCAAAAAATATTGGCAACCTGTCGTTACTTTACAAAGACGCCAAAAGCGGGCTCGACGCTCAAATATCAGCGGTTTATACCGGCGAGAGGATAAACAGCGTGTCTACTTATTTGGATAACGACATCTGGCAAAAAGGTTTTGTAACCTTAGATGTTTCGGCCGAAAAGAAGGTGTTTAAAAACCTTTTTATTTATGCAAAAGCTACCAATTTACTCAATACTCCTTACGAGTTGTTTGTTAAATTGCCATACCCACCGCTGGGTCTTCCAGGTTCTACGGGCCAGGCTATTGAATACCAGGAAGCGGGCAAAAATACCTTTATCCGTAAAGACAACTATCAACAGTATTATATTTTGGGCCTACACTATAAACTTTAA
- a CDS encoding DNA alkylation repair protein, which translates to MLTLQTIMAELQANGSESIKKTLLKHGVKEPFFGVKVEFLKTIQKKVKTDYHLAKDLYATGNADAMYLAGLIADDKKMTKADLQSWVEQALSSNVNGYTVPWVAAGSNYGYEMAMDWIESANENIAVAGWSTLSNLLALKADSELNLTSLKTLLYRVEKNIHKAPNRVRQVMNAFVIAAGSYVAPLTHDAIATANKIGTVFVDANGTACKVPPAAEYIKKIQDKGTIGKKKKTVKC; encoded by the coding sequence ATGCTTACCTTACAAACCATCATGGCCGAGCTACAGGCAAACGGTAGCGAAAGCATCAAAAAAACCTTACTTAAACACGGTGTAAAAGAACCATTTTTTGGGGTGAAGGTTGAGTTTTTAAAAACCATTCAAAAAAAGGTTAAAACAGATTACCATCTCGCGAAAGATTTGTATGCCACCGGCAATGCGGACGCGATGTACCTTGCCGGGTTAATTGCCGATGATAAAAAAATGACCAAAGCCGATTTGCAAAGCTGGGTGGAGCAAGCCTTATCAAGCAATGTTAATGGTTACACCGTTCCGTGGGTTGCTGCCGGGAGCAATTATGGTTATGAAATGGCAATGGATTGGATAGAGTCCGCTAACGAAAATATTGCCGTAGCCGGATGGTCAACACTATCAAACCTGCTGGCACTTAAAGCGGATAGCGAATTAAACCTAACAAGCCTAAAAACATTATTATACAGGGTAGAAAAAAATATTCACAAAGCACCAAACCGGGTGCGGCAGGTTATGAATGCGTTTGTTATTGCGGCAGGCAGTTACGTGGCTCCGTTAACCCACGATGCCATAGCTACAGCAAATAAAATAGGCACTGTATTTGTCGACGCCAACGGAACGGCCTGCAAAGTACCCCCGGCAGCCGAGTACATAAAAAAAATACAAGATAAAGGAACAATAGGCAAAAAAAAGAAAACAGTTAAATGTTAA
- a CDS encoding CDP-alcohol phosphatidyltransferase family protein — protein MKNIPKALILSRIFIGVVILLLAIYAIPHFRAIIITLVAVGLLTDIFDGIIARQLKISSVKLRRMDSNVDMIFWVCIIVAAYVISPLFFRENWLKLCLLIGFELVSYVFSYIKFKKEVATHAIGSKLWALVLFATLIQLIAVGNSVILFNICFYLGLLTRLEIILMLIVIKKWTNDIPTLYHAFRIRKDKPIKRHKLFNG, from the coding sequence ATGAAAAACATACCCAAGGCATTGATCTTGTCCAGAATTTTTATTGGGGTCGTTATTTTGCTTTTGGCCATTTATGCAATACCTCATTTCAGGGCTATCATTATTACACTGGTAGCAGTTGGTTTATTAACTGATATTTTCGACGGTATAATAGCAAGGCAGTTAAAAATATCAAGCGTAAAGCTGCGACGTATGGATTCTAACGTCGATATGATATTTTGGGTGTGCATTATTGTGGCCGCTTACGTCATAAGCCCTTTATTTTTTCGGGAAAACTGGTTGAAGCTTTGTTTGTTAATTGGCTTTGAGCTTGTTAGTTACGTGTTTAGCTATATCAAATTTAAAAAAGAAGTGGCTACCCATGCCATAGGTTCAAAACTTTGGGCACTGGTGTTATTTGCAACATTAATACAATTGATAGCCGTTGGTAATTCGGTAATATTGTTTAACATTTGCTTTTACCTGGGTTTACTAACCCGGTTGGAAATTATTTTGATGCTTATTGTAATTAAAAAGTGGACAAACGATATTCCAACACTTTATCACGCCTTCCGCATCAGGAAAGATAAGCCAATTAAACGGCATAAATTGTTTAACGGCTAA
- a CDS encoding universal stress protein — translation MKTIIVPTDFSPAADNAARYALQLAKFINADVKLFNAAKVPANSLMALQTAWPVEDYQTIKTDVDHELSIFAKRLMLEQSHQNNVETHYKPKVTYCIQIGSVTDVTTNLAANHDVSLVVMGLKSDNAISRFLAGSISNDVIDKANFPLLLIPPAAKFKKLNTIAFATNLDDQEIDVIHSIVSLARQFNAELLLVHIMDDGGKQKDYRHKVSNFLTKVTNLVNYPHIYYRDVKSKDVDLGLTWLLDHRELEMLAMVHLKHDSFERLFNQSHTQHMARNADLPVLVFPAVNKSVVF, via the coding sequence ATGAAAACCATTATTGTGCCTACCGATTTTTCGCCCGCAGCAGATAATGCGGCAAGATATGCGTTGCAATTAGCCAAGTTTATAAACGCCGACGTTAAACTTTTTAATGCGGCCAAGGTTCCTGCCAATTCACTTATGGCATTGCAAACCGCCTGGCCGGTTGAAGATTACCAAACTATTAAAACCGATGTTGACCACGAGTTAAGCATATTTGCCAAACGTTTGATGCTGGAGCAGTCGCACCAAAACAATGTGGAAACACATTATAAACCTAAAGTTACTTACTGTATCCAAATTGGTAGCGTAACTGATGTTACAACAAACCTGGCTGCAAACCATGATGTTAGCCTTGTGGTTATGGGGCTAAAAAGTGATAATGCCATAAGCCGCTTTTTAGCCGGCAGCATAAGCAACGATGTGATTGATAAGGCAAATTTCCCGTTGTTACTGATACCGCCTGCCGCAAAATTTAAAAAATTAAATACCATAGCCTTTGCCACTAACTTAGACGACCAGGAAATTGATGTTATCCACTCGATAGTGAGCCTGGCGCGGCAATTTAATGCCGAGTTGCTATTGGTACATATTATGGATGATGGTGGCAAGCAAAAGGACTACCGGCATAAAGTGAGCAATTTTTTAACTAAAGTGACCAATCTGGTTAATTACCCCCACATTTACTACCGGGATGTTAAAAGTAAAGATGTTGATTTGGGATTAACCTGGCTTTTAGATCATCGTGAACTTGAAATGCTGGCTATGGTCCATCTCAAACATGATAGCTTTGAACGGCTATTTAACCAAAGCCACACCCAGCACATGGCCCGCAATGCCGATTTGCCCGTATTAGTTTTTCCGGCTGTAAATAAGTCGGTTGTGTTTTAG
- a CDS encoding alpha/beta hydrolase, protein MRNYLRYPLLLLLVSTLFICCKNAGNGAAPSYVCPANRFITEQFTYVTSTVLYGQAIDYTGKTQSLQMDLNQPAADTLAHRPLIIYCHGGGFTTGTRNGAFANKFCQAFAKRGYVTASIDYRLGIGNNGDNDVISAQIRAVQDAKAAVRFFKQTAIEQGNPYRIDTAQIYIAGESSGAIVALQMGYLNTTAEFAETADALILSNLNGIEGTTTLPYSSKIAGVISLSGAMLDVNWLNNGSMPVIMVHSTNDAVMPYKSAIAGPYTETRVYGSFSIDSAAAGTKVASALHTFYNAGNAPYLNSSKYADTTIKYVAQQLFGLIDCQRLGHR, encoded by the coding sequence ATGCGTAATTATTTACGTTATCCGTTGTTGCTGTTACTTGTATCTACTTTATTTATCTGCTGTAAAAACGCTGGTAATGGCGCGGCACCTTCGTATGTGTGTCCGGCAAATCGTTTTATTACCGAGCAATTTACGTATGTAACTTCAACAGTGTTATACGGGCAAGCCATTGATTATACCGGTAAAACCCAAAGCCTGCAAATGGATTTAAACCAACCGGCTGCCGATACTTTGGCCCACCGGCCTTTAATAATTTACTGCCACGGCGGCGGTTTTACAACCGGAACCCGCAATGGGGCATTTGCAAATAAATTTTGCCAAGCCTTTGCCAAACGCGGCTATGTAACTGCAAGTATTGATTACCGCCTGGGCATTGGTAACAATGGCGATAACGATGTAATTAGCGCACAAATACGTGCCGTGCAGGATGCCAAGGCTGCCGTGCGTTTTTTTAAACAAACCGCTATTGAGCAAGGCAATCCATACCGTATTGATACTGCGCAGATTTATATAGCCGGAGAATCATCGGGAGCTATTGTGGCCCTGCAAATGGGTTATTTAAATACTACAGCCGAGTTTGCCGAAACTGCCGATGCATTAATACTAAGCAACCTAAACGGTATAGAGGGTACTACTACCTTGCCTTATTCATCAAAAATAGCTGGGGTGATAAGCTTATCGGGCGCTATGCTGGATGTTAACTGGTTAAACAATGGCAGTATGCCTGTAATTATGGTACATAGCACTAATGATGCCGTGATGCCCTACAAATCGGCAATTGCTGGTCCATATACCGAAACGAGGGTTTATGGAAGTTTCTCAATAGATTCGGCTGCAGCAGGTACCAAGGTGGCCTCGGCTTTGCATACCTTTTATAATGCGGGTAACGCACCGTATTTAAACTCAAGTAAATACGCCGATACTACAATAAAATATGTAGCGCAACAATTGTTTGGCTTGATAGATTGCCAACGATTAGGCCACAGATAG
- a CDS encoding Crp/Fnr family transcriptional regulator produces MIALINHIKKFVPLTDEEAALISNSVTIQNFRKKDLLLQPGKVCKSTYFVVQGCLRLYFINRKQNEQITQFAIENWWITDQDSFDNRIATGYYIQAVENTQVIALNKDVLDELFIRIPKLERYFRLVLQKVYTAWQRRMKFIFDQTDEERYGHFSSSFPEFMQRVPQYMIASYLGFTPQFLSKIRAKKQ; encoded by the coding sequence ATGATAGCCCTTATTAACCACATTAAAAAATTTGTGCCTTTAACTGACGAGGAAGCGGCTCTTATCTCCAATTCGGTAACTATTCAAAACTTCAGGAAAAAGGATTTGCTTTTACAGCCCGGTAAAGTTTGCAAAAGCACCTATTTTGTTGTACAGGGTTGTTTACGCCTTTATTTTATAAACCGTAAACAAAACGAACAAATTACGCAGTTTGCGATAGAAAACTGGTGGATAACCGATCAGGATAGTTTTGATAACCGCATTGCCACAGGTTATTACATTCAGGCTGTTGAAAACACGCAAGTAATTGCTTTAAATAAAGATGTACTTGATGAGCTTTTTATCCGCATACCTAAATTGGAACGATACTTCCGCCTTGTTTTGCAAAAGGTTTATACCGCTTGGCAACGCCGGATGAAGTTTATTTTTGACCAAACCGATGAAGAACGCTATGGCCATTTCAGTAGTAGTTTCCCCGAATTTATGCAGCGCGTTCCGCAGTATATGATAGCATCGTACCTGGGCTTTACACCGCAGTTTTTGAGCAAGATACGGGCTAAAAAGCAGTAA
- a CDS encoding acetyl-CoA hydrolase/transferase family protein gives MTEIKYISAEEALKFVNPGNRVFIHGSAATPVCLVEALQNRHAELHDVELVSITTLGNVNFDNPQHRNSFFFNSLFVSAATRNVVNSERGDYVPVFLSEIPQLFRRNILPVDVALIHVSPPDVHGFCSLGTSVDIARAAVDMAKHVVAQVNPLMPRTHGESFIHVDKIDAMVWHKADLPEVNYANETNAIVEKIGYHVASLVEDGATLQLGIGSIPDQVLKNLTGHKNLGIHTEMFSDGIIPLIESGVINNSQKKLNKGRSVTAFITGTRKLYNFVDDNPGVRVMDISYVNDTSIIRQNPKVTAINSAIEIDLTGQVCSDSIGTYQYSGIGGQMDFIRGASLSEGGKPIIALPSQTNKGISRITPFLKQGAGVVTTRGHVHWVVTEYGMVDLFGKNLKQRAKALIELAHPNHRESLHHAYLERFEHA, from the coding sequence ATGACCGAAATTAAATATATATCAGCCGAAGAGGCTTTGAAGTTTGTAAACCCCGGAAACCGGGTTTTTATTCACGGTAGTGCCGCAACGCCGGTTTGCCTGGTGGAGGCCTTGCAAAACAGGCATGCCGAACTCCATGATGTTGAATTGGTAAGTATTACCACCTTAGGCAACGTTAATTTTGATAACCCCCAACACCGCAATTCTTTTTTCTTCAATTCTCTGTTTGTTTCGGCAGCAACGCGCAACGTTGTAAATAGCGAAAGGGGAGACTATGTTCCGGTTTTTTTAAGCGAGATTCCGCAGCTTTTTCGCAGAAATATTTTGCCGGTAGATGTAGCATTAATTCACGTTTCGCCGCCCGATGTGCATGGCTTTTGTTCGTTAGGTACATCGGTTGATATTGCGCGCGCTGCCGTTGATATGGCTAAACACGTAGTGGCGCAGGTAAACCCGTTAATGCCCCGAACGCATGGCGAGAGTTTTATTCACGTTGATAAAATTGACGCCATGGTTTGGCATAAAGCCGACTTACCCGAAGTTAATTATGCCAACGAAACCAATGCGATAGTTGAAAAAATAGGTTATCATGTTGCTTCGCTTGTAGAGGATGGTGCCACATTGCAATTAGGCATAGGCAGCATTCCAGACCAGGTTTTGAAAAACCTTACAGGCCATAAAAACCTTGGCATACATACCGAAATGTTTTCGGACGGAATAATTCCGCTAATTGAAAGCGGCGTTATTAATAACAGCCAAAAGAAATTAAACAAAGGCCGGTCGGTTACGGCGTTCATTACCGGAACCCGCAAGTTGTATAATTTTGTTGATGATAACCCTGGGGTAAGAGTAATGGATATTAGTTATGTAAACGATACTAGTATTATTAGGCAAAATCCTAAAGTTACGGCTATAAACAGCGCCATCGAAATCGATTTAACTGGCCAGGTATGTTCGGATTCTATTGGCACCTACCAATACTCCGGCATTGGTGGTCAGATGGATTTTATTCGCGGGGCCTCTTTATCCGAAGGCGGAAAGCCTATTATTGCCCTGCCGTCGCAAACCAACAAGGGTATTAGCCGCATTACTCCGTTTTTAAAGCAGGGTGCCGGGGTAGTTACTACACGGGGCCACGTACACTGGGTAGTAACCGAATACGGTATGGTTGATTTATTTGGTAAAAACCTTAAACAACGCGCCAAGGCTTTAATTGAGCTTGCACATCCCAACCATCGCGAAAGCCTCCACCATGCGTATTTGGAACGTTTTGAACACGCCTAA
- a CDS encoding histidine-type phosphatase produces the protein MLKYFKATLLLLVLCTTYKLKAQTCNYPYLGTKTLYSVQVYKNTVPPARYQPIFINHVGRHGARHLTKEVNTSFAYKLLMHADSAGALTAEGQKLKDMVMALDKVEHGKVKSISGGGREELQGIGQRMFNNYPKVFAGSPRLNVAITKEIRTKQSADAFLNGLKAGFLDSAKISEYTDDTDLRFYDASPTYTAFEDGGNWQTVMHQLEQKLKIADVDTKIINRWIKPAFTETLKPAEIEKLVSDIFGFATIVPSLRVEIAKADMKPGSVNFISLFNCDEIEALSKIDVADDYLKKGPGTNKNGIQVRIAVPLLVNFINTTDQFIKNGDINAELRFAHAETISPFATLLGIDKASLLATDINQLSQSWRSDQVISLSSNIQWVFYRKKGSSNLLVKILLNEREVHINGLATKLFPYYQWQALRAFYLSKLNNLNVKLTDNMADYLKEVK, from the coding sequence ATGTTAAAATACTTTAAAGCAACACTGTTATTACTTGTACTTTGTACAACATACAAGTTAAAGGCACAAACCTGCAATTATCCTTATTTGGGTACTAAAACACTTTACAGTGTGCAGGTTTACAAAAACACGGTACCGCCAGCACGGTACCAGCCCATATTTATTAACCATGTGGGTAGGCACGGTGCCAGGCATTTAACCAAGGAGGTAAACACCAGCTTTGCCTATAAATTGCTAATGCATGCCGATAGTGCCGGTGCTTTAACAGCAGAGGGGCAAAAGCTTAAAGATATGGTGATGGCGTTGGATAAAGTTGAACACGGAAAGGTTAAATCCATATCGGGCGGAGGTAGGGAGGAGTTGCAAGGTATTGGGCAGCGAATGTTTAACAATTACCCCAAGGTATTTGCCGGCTCGCCCCGGTTAAATGTGGCCATTACCAAGGAAATTAGAACCAAGCAAAGTGCTGATGCTTTTTTGAATGGATTAAAAGCCGGCTTTTTAGATAGTGCGAAAATTAGTGAATACACCGATGACACCGATTTACGCTTTTATGATGCTTCGCCAACTTACACAGCGTTTGAAGATGGCGGCAACTGGCAAACAGTAATGCACCAACTGGAGCAAAAACTTAAAATTGCCGATGTTGATACCAAAATAATAAACCGATGGATAAAACCGGCTTTTACCGAAACACTAAAACCAGCCGAAATAGAAAAATTAGTGAGCGATATTTTTGGCTTTGCTACCATTGTACCATCGTTAAGAGTTGAAATAGCTAAAGCTGATATGAAGCCCGGTAGCGTTAATTTTATCAGCTTATTTAATTGCGACGAAATTGAAGCTTTAAGCAAAATTGATGTAGCCGACGATTACCTTAAAAAAGGGCCGGGTACCAATAAAAACGGTATCCAGGTTAGGATAGCCGTACCCTTACTGGTTAACTTTATTAATACAACAGATCAGTTTATTAAAAATGGTGATATCAATGCCGAACTTCGTTTTGCTCATGCTGAAACCATTTCGCCATTTGCTACGCTATTGGGGATAGACAAGGCGAGCCTTTTAGCTACCGATATCAACCAATTGAGCCAAAGCTGGCGGTCGGATCAGGTTATATCGCTCAGTTCAAATATTCAATGGGTTTTTTACCGCAAAAAAGGGAGCAGTAATTTATTGGTCAAAATATTGCTTAACGAGCGCGAGGTGCATATAAACGGCCTGGCTACTAAATTATTTCCTTATTATCAGTGGCAGGCATTGCGGGCCTTTTATCTGAGTAAACTCAATAATTTAAACGTAAAATTGACCGATAACATGGCCGATTATCTTAAAGAGGTTAAGTAA
- a CDS encoding YihY/virulence factor BrkB family protein: MDWLHRNLLRLRFYRYILDWTKVIILPGFRPLPLYTVATFFFEEIKQESLVNKASSLAYSFLLAIFPGTIFLFTLIPYIPIHKFQKTLLDLLQLILPKNAYDVFQSTIIDIVKNQHGGLLSFGFLSAMFFATNGVHKLMRAFNKSSLLLETRTWLRRRWVALVLTMLILLSLIVGIFILVMSQSIISYIQFKLDTRGKFWIYLITLLRWFIVVILFFVTVSILYRYGPAHKRRWKFLSPGSIMATFLALLTSWGFTFYINHFSAYNKLYGSIGTLIVIMLWLYINSIIILVGFELNASIDLSKQNIKIAKPEYNRFKTKNAEIDRNQQREFTD; this comes from the coding sequence ATGGATTGGCTGCACCGAAACTTACTACGATTAAGATTTTACCGTTATATACTTGATTGGACAAAGGTTATCATCCTTCCGGGTTTTAGGCCCCTGCCGCTTTATACCGTAGCAACCTTTTTTTTTGAAGAAATAAAACAAGAGTCGCTGGTTAACAAAGCTTCGTCGCTGGCTTATAGCTTTTTGCTGGCTATTTTCCCCGGCACTATATTTTTATTTACGCTAATACCATACATACCTATACACAAATTCCAAAAAACCTTGTTGGATTTGTTGCAGCTCATTTTACCCAAAAACGCTTACGATGTATTCCAGTCAACTATTATTGATATTGTAAAAAACCAGCACGGCGGCCTGCTTTCATTCGGCTTTCTATCGGCAATGTTTTTTGCTACCAACGGCGTTCATAAATTAATGCGGGCCTTTAACAAATCGTCGTTATTGTTAGAAACCCGCACCTGGTTACGGCGGCGCTGGGTAGCGTTGGTGCTTACCATGCTTATTTTGCTATCGCTTATTGTGGGAATTTTTATTTTGGTGATGAGCCAATCCATTATAAGTTACATACAATTCAAGCTAGATACCCGCGGTAAATTTTGGATATACCTTATCACGCTGCTGCGCTGGTTTATAGTGGTTATCTTATTTTTTGTAACCGTTTCAATTTTATACCGTTACGGCCCCGCCCATAAACGCCGGTGGAAGTTTTTAAGTCCGGGCTCTATAATGGCTACTTTTTTAGCGTTGCTAACATCGTGGGGGTTTACCTTTTACATTAACCACTTTTCGGCATATAACAAACTGTACGGCTCAATTGGCACCCTCATTGTTATTATGCTTTGGTTGTATATTAACTCCATCATTATTTTGGTTGGTTTTGAACTAAATGCAAGCATCGATCTTTCAAAGCAAAACATCAAAATTGCTAAACCCGAGTACAATAGGTTTAAAACAAAAAATGCCGAGATAGACAGAAACCAACAACGGGAATTTACCGATTAA